In Plasmodium reichenowi strain SY57 chromosome 1, whole genome shotgun sequence, the following are encoded in one genomic region:
- a CDS encoding LCCL domain-containing protein encodes MLKITCVGLFFYIIKSLFVNTKAPETSLEKITEFRQQHRKTLDGRLCAAAFLHDDQTYTNCTTSLSPDGTSGREWCYVEVQLLGKGSRDWDYCRDSINYDKLRLHAKKVFEEKSLEADRLKDRLHVLNSRVYSMLQKYDSVCGKKHELINSRIEKINEWLDKSSESIMKIENNTNDLNSTKSIIDQLQIDIKEENKNVKQSEENCKNLPGYENEPHSDGLKVSYFNNLFFDGIPIETRIEKDINFLYNSRGPLENISPHKYSIRYEGYIFVPHNGTYTFTVETDCYIRLLVNNKVILTYGLEEVVDMTDENMYHYNQHDMYQYNDGYKLNTPFSFSYPQYSHIKYTLNNDDLSEIIKKNSIPIELLGGEKHKFVLEISHSSHLKYKNEESSSFKLYWKSSRIHEQMIQSHYFFTENIIPPTRFSSLDPDIFELGLVDINQQVYKNDNSWIITNVNTKYVGLHLLKTQEHPTYNNFSLSINTASNLFIASPIDNIFPLSPYKDSLWKVFDTGDIIEIENKGNNNNNNNNNNNNNNSNNNIIYKKKQFKIKFIPLKNKSELKFYISKNIPFFIFAQQRKIFPTICNGEQQILSSPSHAVFKECEESSSLSKEFNCVAGLSSLHMDKKFHVWRSSNSGIGEYIKVSFNTPVQINKFRFKPRDDVLTWPSEISLLFDDTEIIIPVLHTSNIEHNTTKLEHPIVTTFVKIEIKDMFLNHNETGGSFELIGNSCNLTNDDYLAHHDATIDINDCHNNTLNNIPDVLPLIHGDKFLITCDPNCLDNLSGEVYGSDVYSIDSSICKASIHAGVCNIQNKHNCKFLIIINEKQKNYVGTLQNHILSLNQSNNSNLSFTFSPIINPNFSQFYSSYPNSYSIVFKRNDDLNLPNKFLIDYGDVFNNYGSFAYGWNKPITFLNSSSQKKKSYSNGLYSGGIPFPPATASQHCITDLECQTNFWTFQTHENGTYTIQVLVGNLSSDIKQNTFIEVNGLPLIKNIQLEKNEYFVAVKNVHVTSRSLIFTSTCLETDNECANAKTTIMALQILKI; translated from the exons ATGTTAAAGATAACATGTGTTGgcctttttttttacatcATTAAAAGTCTCTTTGTAAATACAAAAGCTCCTGAAACGTCTCTTGAAAAAATAACTGAGTTTAGGCAACAACATAGAAAAACATTAGATGGAAGATTATGTGCTGCAGCATTTCTTCATGATGATCAGACTTATACAAATTGTACTACTTCTCTATCCCCTGACGGAACAAGTG GAAGGGAATGGTGTTATGTCGAAGTTCAATTACTAGGAAAAGGTTCTCGAGATTGGGATTATTGTAGGGATTCGATAAATTATGACAAGTTAAGGTTGCATGCTAAAAAGGTGTTTGAAGAAAAATCTTTAGAAGCAGACAGACTTAAGGATAGATTACATGTATTGAATAGTAGAGTATATAGTATGttacaaaaatatgattCTGTGTGCGGAAAAAAGCATGAACTAATAAATTCTAGAATTGAAAAGATAAATGAATGGTTAGATAAGAGTTCAGAATCCATTATGAAAATAGAAAACAATACTAATGATTTAAATTCAACAAAAAGTATTATTGATCAATTACAAATAGATattaaagaagaaaataaaaatgtgaAACAATCTGAAGAAAATTGTAAGAATTTACCAGGATATGAAAATGAACCACATAGTGATGGATTAAAAGtttcttattttaataatcTGTTTTTTGATGGTATACCTATAGAAACAAGAATtgaaaaagatattaattttttatataatagtaGAGGACCattagaaaatatatcacCTCATAAATATTCTATTCGTTATGAAGGGTACATATTTGTTCCACATAATGGGACATATACATTTACTGTAGAAACAGATTGTTATATTAGATTATTggtaaataataaagttATATTAACTTATGGTTTAGAAGAAGTTGTAGATATGACAGATGAAAATATGTATCATTATAATCAACATGATATGTATCAATATAATGATggatataaattaaatacacctttttctttttcatatcCACAATATAgtcatataaaatatactttaaataatgatgatttaagtgaaataattaaaaaaaattctatACCTATAGAATTGTTAGGTGGAGAAAAACATAAATTTGTATTAGAAATATCACATTCTTCtcatttaaaatataaaaatgaagaatcCAGTTCTTTCAAATTATATTGGAAATCCAGTAGAATTCATGAACAAATGATACAAAgtcattatttttttacagaaaatattattccACCCACTAGATTCTCCTCTTTAGATCCTGACATATTTGAACTTGGATTAGTTGATATAAATCAACAAGtgtataaaaatgataatagtTGGATTATTACAAATGttaatacaaaatatgTAGGTTTACATCTTTTAAAAACACAAGAACATCCTACATATAATAACTTTTCTCTATCTATTAATACAGCAtcaaatttatttatcGCTTCGCCtatagataatatatttccaTTAAGTCCCTACAAAGATTCTTTGTGGAAAGTATTCGATACGGGTGATATTATagaaatagaaaataaaggtaataataataataataataataataataacaataataataatagtaataataatataatctataaaaaaaaacagtttaaaataaaattcattcctttaaaaaataaatcagaattaaaattttatatatcaaaaaatattcccttctttatttttgctcaacaaagaaaaatatttccaACGATATGTAATGGGGAACAACAAATTTTGTCATCACCTTCTCATGCTGTATTTAAAGAATGTGAAGAATCATCTTCTTTATCTAAAGAATTTAATTGCGTAGCTGGATTAAGTTCTTTGCATATGGATAAAAAATTTCATGTATGGAGATCATCAAATTCAGGTATTGgagaatatattaaagtTTCTTTTAATACACCAGtacaaattaataaatttagATTTAAACCAAGAGATGATGTTCTAACATGGCCATCAGAAATATCATTACTTTTTGATGATACCGAAATTATCATCCCAGTTTTACATACATCTAATATTGAACATAATACAACCAAACTAGAACATCCAATTGTAACAACATTTGTCAAAATCGAAATTAAAGATATGTTTCTTAATCATAATGAAACAGGAGGTTCTTTTGAACTTATTGGGAATTCTTGTAATCTTACTAATGATGATTATTTAGCTCATCATGATGCTACTATAGATATTAATGATTGTCATAATAATACTTTAAACAATATACCTGATGTTCTTCCGTTAATACATGGagataaatttttaataacatGTGATCCAAATTGTTTAGACAACTTATCTGGAGAAGTTTATGGTTCAGATGTATATTCTATAGATTCATCTATATGTAAAGCTTCTATTCATGCAGGTGTTTgtaatatacaaaataaacataattgtaaatttttaattataatcaatgaaaaacaaaaaaattatgtagGTACTTTACAAAatcatattttatctttaaaTCAAAGTAATAATTCAAATTTATCTTTTACATTTTCTCCAATAATTAATCCAAACTTTTCTCAATTTTATTCATCATATCCAAATAGTTATTCCATtgtatttaaaagaaatgatGATCTTAATTTACCAAATAAGTTTTTAATAGATTATGGAGatgtttttaataattatggATCTTTTGCTTACGGATGGAATAAACCAATTACTTTTTTAAACTCTTCatcacaaaaaaaaaaatcttaTTCTAATGGTCTCTATTCAGGAGGTATACCATTTCCCCCTGCAACAGCTAGTCAACATTGTATTACCGATTTAGAATGCCAAACGAATTTCTGGACTTTCCAAACTCATGAAAATGGTACATATACTATTCAAGTACTTGTTGGAAATCTTTCATCCGatattaaacaaaatacatttattgAAGTAAACGGATTGCCTTTaatcaaaaatatacaactcgaaaaaaatgaatattttgTTGCAGTTAAAAATGTTCACGTTACAAGTAGGTCTTTGATATTTACATCGACATGTTTAGAAACAGACAACGAATGTGCTAACGCAAAAACGACAATAATGGCACTTCAAATATTGAAaatttaa
- a CDS encoding mRNA cleavage factor-like protein, putative, protein MLSTNISSNLNSTIVNITGRENKGEWLLYPQSNYEFNIDEKLKNKFIIDKEKCKKRINAYNKNGIRNSVLAIILCHRYEYPHLLLLQHIESQKYYLLNGKYKTWEKPKEVLKKKLQKYINKIKDIHFTPAQINKEQEETVEIGDFLGEWWRTQFNSVFLPYLPAHISRPKEYIRLYQVILSPKCIFHLPPGFTLKAIPLFDLNNCGLAISGLSSILSRFKLHCMVQEQDAEN, encoded by the coding sequence ATGTTAAGTACAAATATAAGCTCGAATTTGAATAGTACAATTGTTAATATAACAGGCCGAGAAAATAAAGGAGAATGGTTATTATATCCTCAATCTAATTATGAGTTTAATATTGATGAGaagttaaaaaataaatttattatagaTAAGGAGAAATGCAAGAAACGTATAAATGcgtataataaaaatggtaTTCGTAATTCAGTATTAgcaataatattatgtcATAGATATGAATATCctcatttattattattacaacaTATAGAAAGTcagaaatattatttattgaatgggaaatataaaacatgGGAGAAGCCAAAAGaagtattaaaaaaaaaattacaaaaatatattaacaaaattaAAGATATACATTTTACACCAGcacaaataaataaagaacaAGAAGAGACAGTTGAAATTGGAGATTTTTTAGGAGAATGGTGGAGAACACAATTCAATTCGGTTTTCTTACCATATTTGCCTGCACATATAAGTAGGCCAAAAGAATATATCCGATTATATCAAGTAATCTTATCACCCAAATGTATTTTCCATTTACCTCCTGGATTTACTTTAAAAGCCATACCACTTTTTGATTTAAATAATTGCGGATTGGCAATTAGTGGACTCTCAAGTATACTTTCAAGATTTAAATTACATTGTATGGTACAAGAACAAGATGCCgaaaattaa
- a CDS encoding fatty acid elongation protein, GNS1/SUR4 family, putative has protein sequence ITNIITKTNDEYFMEIIGHIRNYPKRPIFFIEEIYPFLNYVSFKWERDFKPFGFIQFVHNKYFICPLIVIIYLLFCKYGNILMRDKKALNLKRTISIWNFVLSFFNLLVTIKLYPVLIYIIYHYSLTGLLIIPPIYTCGFGTVGLWICFFIISKYFELIDTLFLILKKKEITFLHWFHHSTVLLYTWDTYYEEIPVGFIFICINAFVHSIMYFYYFLASCYNKKFKWSIIVTLIQICQMFLGVLLTSYCLYISYIYTYNNKWTVSFVHKLKNNVTFQYGHYISRKNIILASLMYISYLYLFINYFFHRYIISYLMKKKKKT, from the exons ATcacaaatattataacaaaaacaaatgaTGAGTATTTTATGGAGATAATAGGACATATAAGAAATTACCCTAAGAGGCCAATATTTTTCATAGAAGAAATATATCCTTTTCTTAATTATGTCTCCTTTAAATG GGAGAGAGATTTCAAACCCTTTGGCTTTATCCAATTTGTTCATAACaaatatttcatatgtCCTTTGatagtaataatttatttattattttgtaaatatgGGAATATTCTAATGAGAGATAAGAAGGCGTTGAATTTGAAAAGAACTATATCCATATGGAATTTTGtgttatcattttttaatttgttagtaacaataaaattgtatcctgtattaatatatatcatatatcattattctTTAACAGGTTTATTAATTATTCCTCCGATATATACATGTGGATTTGGTACAGTTGGATTATGgatatgtttttttattatatcaaaatattttgaattaattgatactttatttttaattttaaaaaagaaagaaataaCATTTTTACATTGGTTTCATCATTCAActgttttattatatacatgGGATACATATTATGAAGAAATACCTGTTGggtttatttttatttgtattaatGCGTTTGTTCATAGCATTATgtacttttattattttttggctagttgttataataaaaaatttaaatggAGTATTATTGTTACACTTATACAAATTTGCCAAATGTTTTTAGGTGTTTTATTAACTAGTTATTGtctttatatatcttatatatatacatataataataaatggACAGTTTCCTTTGTTcacaaattaaaaaataatgttacCTTTCAATATGGACATTATATAtcaagaaaaaatattatattggCTTCACTTATgtatatatcatatttatatttatttataaattacttttttcacagatatataatttcatatcttatgaaaaaaaaaaaaaaaacatga
- a CDS encoding N-acetyltransferase, putative: MASYQYFSYIDLYKVNNVNLDPFTEVFNDKFYLRYIYKWPHMNIITKEIDDHTSGYILGKEEGFGQDYHGHVTALSIEEDSRRTGKGVDLMTEFEKITQIIHKGNFVDLFVRVSNNPAINMYKKLGYVINEEINNYYCGNESALDMRNYLDITNS; this comes from the exons atggctagttatcaatattttagctatatagatttatataaagTGAACAATGTGAATTTAGATCCCTTTACAGAAGTATTTAAtgataaattttatttgagatatatttataaatggCCTCATATGAATATCATAACAAAAGAAATAGATGATCACACAAGTGGATATATTTTAG gGAAGGAGGAAGGGTTTGGACAAGATTATCATGGTCATGTGACTGCTTTATCCATTGAAGAGGACAGCAGACGAACGGGCAAAGGAGTTGATTTAATGACCGAATTTGAAAAGATAACCcaaataatacataaagGAAATTTTGTAGATTTATTTGTTCGAGTATCTAACAACCCAGctataaatatgtataaaaaattagGTTATGTAATTAATGAggaaattaataattattattgtgGTAATGAAAGTGCTCTTGATATGAGGAATTATCTAGACATAACAAATTCATGa
- a CDS encoding photosensitized INA-labeled protein 1, PhIL1, putative — MLSSISPKRYSFDKQGNIKEIDFLSCKSVILPEQHLNAKDNFICTTRILPNFYETPPDKAAKLKMTQENNIDKANMGTNVYIQRTSSLSNMNVLQYADEVHNNLQDSNVHEINEPLIFADVNQYCGDANTQGIDPGVVAVSNALFAYNSAFQSIPIKSSPNVFKRRSKGEANSEWSNAFVTRVDPYECTDPEEEFKPYEVTKYYDEGKVKTVFNFDQENYNQDM; from the coding sequence aaggaaatataaaagaaattgaTTTTTTAAGTTGCAAAAGTGTTATATTACCAGAACAACATTTGAATGCAAAGGacaattttatttgtacAACAAGAATTCTTCcaaatttttatgaaaCACCACCTGATAAAGCTGctaaattaaaaatgacacaggaaaataatattgataaagCTAATATGGGTACGAATGTATACATACAAAGAACATCATCATTAAGTAACATGAATGTTCTTCAGTATGCAGATGAAGTACACAACAATTTACAAGATTCAAATGTTCATGAAATAAATGAACCATTAATTTTTGCAGATGTTAACCAATATTGTGGTGATGCAAATACCCAAGGAATTGATCCAGGTGTAGTAGCTGTTTCCAATGCTTTGTTTGCATATAACAGTGCCTTCCAATCTATACCAATTAAAAGTTCTCCAAACGTTTTTAAAAGAAGATCAAAAGGAGAAGCAAATTCAGAATGGAGTAATGCTTTTGTTACTAGAGTAGACCCATATGAATGTACCGACCCAGAAGAAGAATTTAAACCTTATGAAGTTACCaaatattatgatgaaGGAAAGGTTAAAACtgtttttaattttgatcaagaaaattataaccAAGATATGTGA